The following coding sequences are from one Cystobacter fuscus DSM 2262 window:
- the iscU gene encoding Fe-S cluster assembly scaffold IscU has translation MAYSDKVIDHYENPRNVGSLDKADPNVGTGLVGAPACGDVMRLQLKITDEGIIEDARFKTFGCGSAIASSSLVSEWVKGKTVDEALTISNKDVARELALPPVKIHCSVLAEDAIKAAIDDFKKKRDARRQQPA, from the coding sequence ATGGCCTACAGCGACAAAGTCATCGACCACTACGAGAACCCCCGCAACGTCGGCTCGCTCGACAAGGCGGATCCCAACGTCGGCACCGGTCTGGTGGGTGCTCCCGCGTGCGGCGACGTGATGCGCCTGCAGCTGAAGATCACCGACGAGGGCATCATCGAGGACGCCCGCTTCAAGACGTTCGGCTGTGGCTCGGCCATCGCCTCCAGCTCGCTGGTGAGCGAGTGGGTGAAGGGCAAGACGGTGGACGAGGCGCTGACCATCTCCAACAAGGACGTGGCGCGCGAGCTGGCGTTGCCGCCGGTGAAGATCCACTGCTCGGTGCTGGCCGAGGACGCCATCAAGGCCGCCATCGACGACTTCAAGAAGAAGCGCGACGCGCGCCGGCAGCAGCCGGCCTGA
- a CDS encoding IscS subfamily cysteine desulfurase, with protein sequence MKLPIYMDNHATTPMDPRVLEAMLPYLREDFGNAASRNHAFGWKAEAAVEEARKQVAALIGASDKEIVFTSGATESDNLAIKGVVEFYKEKGDHIITLKTEHKAVLDTCKRLERVRQERLDELKTLRLMQLTGAPVSRDELATLAIKHDLDNDAVYRQWAELPTGGARVTYLDVEKDGRVDLKKLEAAMTDKTILVSIMLANNEIGTVQPIAEIGRMCRARGILFHCDAVQGIGKVPFHVEEAQVDLVSISAHKMYGPKGVGALYVRRKPRVRIAPLIDGGGHERGMRSGTLNVASIVGFGHAAKIAREELVEEAARLTRLRERLRKGIVEQLDMVTVNGSQEHRLPGNLNISFAYVEGEALMMAIKDVAVSSGSACTSASLEPSYVLRACGVEEDMAHSSIRFGIGRFNTEEEVDFVIKLMVDKVNRLREMSPLYEMAKEGIDLKSIEWTAH encoded by the coding sequence AAGGCGGAGGCGGCGGTAGAGGAGGCGCGCAAGCAGGTGGCGGCGCTCATCGGCGCGTCCGACAAGGAGATCGTCTTCACCTCGGGCGCCACCGAGTCGGACAACCTCGCCATCAAGGGCGTGGTCGAGTTCTACAAGGAGAAGGGTGACCACATCATCACCCTGAAGACCGAGCACAAGGCGGTGCTCGACACGTGCAAGCGCCTGGAGCGCGTGCGCCAGGAGCGGCTGGACGAGCTCAAGACGCTGCGGCTCATGCAGCTCACGGGCGCGCCGGTGAGCCGCGACGAGCTGGCCACGCTCGCCATCAAGCACGACCTGGACAACGACGCGGTGTACCGCCAGTGGGCGGAGCTGCCCACGGGTGGCGCGCGCGTGACGTACCTGGACGTGGAGAAGGACGGGCGGGTCGACCTCAAGAAGCTCGAGGCGGCCATGACGGACAAGACGATCCTCGTGTCCATCATGCTCGCCAACAACGAGATCGGCACCGTGCAGCCCATCGCGGAGATCGGCCGGATGTGCCGCGCCCGGGGCATCCTGTTCCACTGCGACGCAGTGCAGGGCATCGGCAAGGTGCCCTTCCACGTGGAGGAGGCGCAGGTGGACCTGGTCTCCATCTCCGCGCACAAGATGTACGGCCCCAAGGGCGTGGGCGCGCTCTACGTGCGCCGCAAGCCGCGCGTGCGCATCGCGCCGCTCATCGATGGTGGCGGCCATGAGCGCGGCATGCGCTCGGGCACGCTGAACGTGGCGTCCATCGTGGGCTTTGGCCACGCGGCGAAGATCGCCCGCGAGGAGCTGGTCGAGGAGGCCGCGCGCCTCACGCGCCTGCGCGAGCGGCTGCGCAAGGGCATCGTCGAGCAGCTGGACATGGTGACGGTGAACGGCTCGCAGGAGCACCGGCTGCCGGGCAACCTCAACATCTCCTTCGCCTACGTGGAGGGCGAGGCGCTGATGATGGCCATCAAGGACGTGGCGGTGTCCTCGGGCTCGGCGTGCACGTCGGCCTCGCTGGAGCCCTCCTACGTGCTGCGCGCGTGCGGCGTGGAAGAGGACATGGCGCACAGCTCCATCCGCTTCGGCATCGGCCGCTTCAACACCGAGGAAGAGGTCGACTTCGTCATCAAGCTCATGGTGGACAAGGTGAACCGTCTGCGCGAGATGAGCCCGCTGTACGAGATGGCCAAGGAAGGCATCGACCTCAAGAGCATCGAGTGGACGGCGCACTAG